The window AGCGTAGGAAGCGGCCTCGCGTCGCGGTCGCTCTGGTTTTGATGCTCCCAACCGCGACGGAAGCGATGCTCGGTATTGCAAATCGCAATAGGGCCAAGCCTGCAATAAGGACTTTTGCACGCGCCTTGAATTAGTTCGCGACCCGAAAAACACAGCCCGTAAGGGGATTGCGGGCAGTTGGACGCAAAATGCAAATCGGGCATGGAATCAGCTGGATTTCGGGTGCGTATGCCAGCCGGAACCTCTGGACTGGCGATCTCATAAGCACTGAAAACCAGATACTATGATAAGTCATCTCATCCCACCCATCGCCCAGGCAAGCTCAGACGGAACTGCGATCAGCGACTCGAGCGAAGCGTCCAAGCAATTCACTGAAAGCATCGTGTCATTCGCTACTGAATACGGCATGAATGTTCTCGGAGCCATCCTCATCCTGATCGTGGGCAACGTTCTGGCGAAGTTCATCTCCAAGAAGATCTCAGGCCTGATCCTCAAGAAGCATCCCGAAGAACCGTCGCTTGCTTCCATCGCCAAGCAGGTTTTCTACGTCGCCTTGATGATCGTGGTCATCATCGTGGTGCTCGGAAAATTCGGAGTGGAAACGGCGAGCTTGATCGCGGTGCTGGGTACTGCGGGTCTGGCAATTGGATTGGCCCTGCAAGGTACCTTGAGCAACATCGCCGCAGGCGTGATGATTCTCTTCCTAAAACCGTTCCGGGCCGGCAACGCCATCAAGGTCGGAGGAGGGGACGTTTACCTCGTCGACGAAATCGGCCTTTTCGTAACCAAAGCCCACCAGCCAGACTGCCCCAAGGTCATGATTCCTAACTCAAAAATCTGGGGCAGCATCATCGTCAATTTTTCCGATACGGTCGCCTCCCAGCGCCGCTTCGATATCACCTTTGGCATTTCCTACGACGACGACATCAACAAGGCCCTGCAGATCCTGGAAGACCTCGCCGCTTCCGACGCCCGCGTGCTCAAGGATCCCGCGCCTTTCATCAAGGTCGACAGCCTTGGCGATTCCTCGGTGAACATCCTATTCCGCGTTCAAACGATGGCTTCCGACTGGTGGCCTGCCAAGCTAGAGCTGACCAAGGCCGGCAAGGAAGCCCTCGAAGCCGGTGGCTGCACCATCCCGTTCCCACAAAGGGATGTGCACATGATCAGCGGCAGTGCCGAAGCGGCGAGTTAATCGGTACAAATTTTAGCAAAGCGTCCCCAAAAAGCGGGGGACGCTTTTTTTTTCGATTACGGCTCAATATCCCGTCGCTTGCGACGTCTGCAGGTAAGGTGTGGATCGGCCGCTCCGCCGGGCGATTTAGACACCCGCGGAGCGGCTGTTCCACCTGATCAAATACTCCGTCTGCTTGCAGCAGGGATCTATGTTTGAGC of the Pelagicoccus enzymogenes genome contains:
- a CDS encoding mechanosensitive ion channel family protein, yielding MISHLIPPIAQASSDGTAISDSSEASKQFTESIVSFATEYGMNVLGAILILIVGNVLAKFISKKISGLILKKHPEEPSLASIAKQVFYVALMIVVIIVVLGKFGVETASLIAVLGTAGLAIGLALQGTLSNIAAGVMILFLKPFRAGNAIKVGGGDVYLVDEIGLFVTKAHQPDCPKVMIPNSKIWGSIIVNFSDTVASQRRFDITFGISYDDDINKALQILEDLAASDARVLKDPAPFIKVDSLGDSSVNILFRVQTMASDWWPAKLELTKAGKEALEAGGCTIPFPQRDVHMISGSAEAAS